From the genome of Vigna angularis cultivar LongXiaoDou No.4 chromosome 11, ASM1680809v1, whole genome shotgun sequence, one region includes:
- the LOC128194784 gene encoding uncharacterized protein LOC128194784 → MTTFVRSSTLSRSRRYRYGAVGAEPTIGRDHILKSISYRRRRAKQRKVFLSTYQLDSFSEPKSPKLKRVAFNLKRFVASVLKLVQTTAGSFRSKSSLSTDL, encoded by the coding sequence ATGACAACCTTTGTCCGCAGCAGCACCCTCTCTCGCAGCCGCAGATACAGATATGGAGCTGTTGGAGCTGAACCCACCATTGGTAGGGACCACATTCTCAAGTCCATCAGCTACAGACGCAGAAGAGCCAAGCAGAGGAAAGTCTTCCTATCAACCTATCAGCTAGATTCTTTCTCGGAGCCCAAATCGCCTAAGCTCAAAAGGGTTGCTTTCAACCTCAAGAGATTCGTAGCCTCTGTCTTGAAGCTTGTTCAAACCACCGCAGGTTCTTTCAGATCCAAGTCCTCTCTCTCCACCGACTTGTGA
- the LOC108333811 gene encoding protein EPIDERMAL PATTERNING FACTOR 2, translating into MRRSTSLHAAAFFILLLLCVPVIISARHINRSRSHGGEEKRKDGIRMSEMRRERLQHWEGRMGRKDTLEIAGSRLPDCSHACGSCSPCRLVMVSFVCASLAEAESCPMAYKCMCHNKSYPVP; encoded by the exons ATGAGGAGGTCGACTTCTCTCCACGCCGCtgcatttttcattcttcttttacTCTGCGTTCCTGTAATCATCTCGGCGAGACACATAAACCGGTCACGTTCAC ATggtggagaagagaagagaaaagatggAATAAGAATGAGCGAAATGAGGAGAGAAAGGTTGCAGCATTGGGAAGGAAGAATGGGAAGAAAAGACACACTAGAAATAGCAGGGTCGAGGTTGCCGGATTGCTCTCATGCGTGTGGATCATGTTCGCCATGCAGGTTGGTGATGGTGAGCTTCGTTTGTGCATCGCTTGCAGAGGCTGAGTCCTGTCCAATGGCTTACAAGTGCATGTGCCATAACAAGTCCTACCCTGTCCCATGA
- the LOC108332861 gene encoding NDR1/HIN1-like protein 13, translated as MTSEAYGPPKGYVSIEKQEYGGYPRPYGYNPRRRRGGFGLCGCLKCLCCCCGSCCRCCIYMILFIIIVLVAIGVALYYLIKPIVPSYDFEGIEINSFEMRKDDMLYTDIVVVVKAENPNEDIGMDYLENEVTVTYSGAELCSGEIPPFLQPGKNITNINVELKGETKFGAQWQNRFMEDQHVGKIPLLVTVKVPIRFVIKDFIHLHKIVANVNCSLLVDKLEPNSKPSI; from the coding sequence ATGACATCAGAGGCATATGGCCCTCCTAAAGGGTATGTCTCAATAGAGAAACAAGAGTATGGAGGGTATCCTCGTCCATATGGCTATAATCCTCGCCGTCGCCGTGGTGGTTTTGGTTTATGCGGGTGCTTAAAATGCCTCTGCTGCTGCTGTGGTAGTTGCTGCCGTTGCTGCATTTATATGATTCTGTTCATAATTATAGTTTTGGTGGCAATTGGTGTGGCTTTATATTACCTTATTAAGCCTATAGTTCCTTCCTACGACTTTGAAGGGATTGAAATAAATTCTTTTGAAATGAGAAAGGATGATATGTTGTACACTGATATAGTGGTTGTTGTTAAGGCAGAGAATCCCAATGAAGATATTGGGATGGACTACTTGGAAAATGAAGTTACGGTAACATACTCAGGGGCTGAACTTTGTTCTGGGGAGATACCTCCCTTCTTGCAGCCAGGTAAGAACATAACAAATATCAACGTTGAGTTGAAGGGGGAAACGAAATTTGGTGCTCAATGGCAAAATCGTTTTATGGAAGACCAGCATGTAGGCAAAATTCCTTTGTTAGTAACGGTGAAGGTTCCCATAAGGTTTGTGATTAAAGATTTTATTCATCTCCACAAAATTGTCGCTAATGTAAATTGCTCCTTGCTTGTTGACAAGTTGGAACCCAACTCAAAGCCTAGTATTTAG
- the LOC108332375 gene encoding uncharacterized protein LOC108332375, translating to MIFNKGSMHSNLDCFVRCTTPVVQSQFLPKSEITSLNRLWHPWERESVEYFTLGDLWNCYDEWSAYGAGVPISLTSGETLVQYYVPYLSAVQIFTSNSFREETESGDCETRDSYSDSLSDESECDKLWRWDGTSSEEGGGSEQDSLWHFNDRLGHLYCQYFERATPYGRVPLMDKITGLAQRYPGLMSLRSVDLSPASWMAVAWYPIYHIPMGRTIKDLSTCFLTYHTLSSSFQGMDLDDDIEGGHEKKKEGEGIALPAFGLATYKMQGGNVWVAGNCGRDQERLLSLLSVADSWLKQLRVQHHDFNHFMGIRHGG from the exons ATGATTTTCAACAAAGGGTCAATGCATTCTAATCTTGATTGTTTCGTACGGTGTACCACACCTGTGGTTCAATCCCAGTTTCTTCCCAAG TCTGAGATCACAAGCCTTAACCGTTTGTGGCATCCGTGGGAGAGAGAAAGCGTGGAATATTTCACGTTGGGGGATCTTTGGAATTGCTATGACGAATGGAGTGCTTATGGAGCCGGAGTTCCCATCTCCTTGACCAGCGGTGAGACACTCGTGCAGTACTACGTGCCTTATCTCTCAGCAGTTCAGATATTCACCAGCAACAGTTTCAG GGAAGAGACCGAGTCAGGTGACTGTGAAACCAGGGATTCCTACAGTGATTCTTTGAGCGACGAGAGTGAGTGCGACAAGTTATGGAGGTGGGATGGAACTTCCTCAGAAGAGGGAGGAGGGTCTGAGCAAGATTCTCTCTGGCATTTCAATGACAGATTGGGTCACCTCTATTGCCAGTATTTTGAAAGAGCAACTCCATATGGAAGAGTTCCTCTCATGGATAAG ATTACTGGATTAGCTCAAAGGTACCCAGGGCTGATGTCATTAAGAAGTGTTGATCTTTCGCCAGCAAGTTGGATGGCTGTTGCCTG GTACCCAATATACCATATCCCAATGGGAAGAACAATCAAAGACCTTTCTACATGCTTCCTCACTTATCATACACTTTCATCTTCATTTCAAG GCATGGATCTTGACGATGATATTGAGGGTGGGcatgagaagaaaaaggaaggggAAGGCATAGCACTGCCGGCATTCGGTTTGGCAACGTACAAGATGCAAGGAGGAAACGTGTGGGTCGCAGGAAATTGTGGTCGGGACCAAGAAAGGCTATTGTCACTGTTGAGTGTGGCAGATTCATGGTTGAAGCAACTCAGGGTCCAGCATCATGACTTTAATCACTTCATGGGCATTCGACATGGTGGCTAA